A genomic window from Clostridia bacterium includes:
- the hrcA gene encoding heat-inducible transcription repressor HrcA: MPMDERKKKVLLAIVKDFISTAEPVGSRTIARKYKIGVSPATIRNEMADLEEMGYIEQPHTSAGRIPSDSGYRYYVDCLMEKETLGEAEKEYIRQRFSKRMRDMQEVINTSAQLLSEMSNYTSLIMGPYQKTDRIKQVALLPIATDKALLVAVSQSNIVSNYLIDIPPSLSEADLERVAQVWNSRFKGVAVTDIGQEVLNDIYQELYAYRRVVQAIVEVLAGKSGKDAGPVSLSGTLKILNQPEFKDLDKVRGILELLESPDVIKKILSDTPQGGLAIKIGSENRLEGINECSVVTATYVVDGELMGHIGILGPTRMDYAKVVTLVEEFARQLREAIQKLYE; encoded by the coding sequence ATGCCGATGGATGAGCGCAAGAAAAAGGTGTTACTGGCCATTGTCAAGGATTTCATTTCTACCGCAGAGCCCGTTGGTTCCAGAACAATTGCCCGCAAGTATAAAATCGGTGTCAGTCCGGCCACCATTCGCAATGAAATGGCTGATTTGGAGGAAATGGGATATATCGAGCAGCCTCATACCTCTGCCGGTAGGATCCCCTCCGACAGCGGTTATCGCTATTATGTTGATTGCCTGATGGAAAAAGAGACCCTGGGAGAGGCGGAAAAGGAGTACATCAGGCAGCGTTTTTCAAAACGCATGCGCGACATGCAGGAAGTGATCAATACCAGCGCCCAGCTTTTGTCAGAGATGTCCAACTATACCTCGCTGATCATGGGGCCTTATCAAAAAACGGACCGGATCAAGCAGGTGGCGCTGCTGCCCATTGCTACGGACAAGGCATTGCTGGTGGCCGTGTCCCAGTCGAATATCGTCAGCAACTATTTAATTGACATTCCTCCCAGCCTGAGCGAGGCTGATCTGGAACGAGTTGCCCAGGTTTGGAACAGCCGGTTCAAAGGAGTGGCTGTCACGGACATCGGGCAAGAAGTCCTAAACGACATTTACCAGGAGCTCTATGCCTACCGCCGGGTGGTGCAAGCCATTGTGGAAGTACTGGCAGGCAAGAGCGGGAAAGATGCGGGACCGGTCTCTTTAAGCGGTACGCTGAAAATCCTGAACCAGCCGGAATTTAAGGACTTGGACAAAGTACGGGGCATCTTGGAGCTGTTGGAAAGTCCGGACGTGATCAAGAAAATCCTATCCGATACCCCGCAGGGAGGGTTAGCCATCAAAATCGGTTCCGAGAACCGCCTGGAAGGCATCAACGAGTGCAGTGTCGTTACCGCCACTTATGTGGTGGACGGGGAATTAATGGGCCATATCGGTATTCTCGGACCGACCCGGATGGATTACGCCAAAGTGGTGACGCTGGTGGAGGAATTCGCCCGGCAGCTGCGGGAGGCCATTCAAAAACTCTATGAATAG
- the murJ gene encoding murein biosynthesis integral membrane protein MurJ yields MAGNRQMAKAAGFIMGTMILSRLLGYLRDLVIYANFGQSRLTDAYHAAFSIPDFLYMLLVGGALSSAFIPVFSGLLAREKEEQAWEVASIVLNWILIGLLLGTVTGWFFTPQLIRLLVPGFAEESLGLTVYMARIMLLQVILLSVSGLITGVLHAHKRFHPPALGSVLYNLGIIAFGYWLSRSMGIAGFAVGVVVGALLHLLIQLPALAGVKPRYRLSWDLHHPEVGQLLKLFLPVLLGLAVMQFNVFITQHMASGLDGGLLTALQTGHRLMQLPVGVFAVAISVAVFPTLAEHAAKDDVTALGRDTSLGLRFIIFLALPATVGLVVLRVPLVRLLLQVGEFTARHTEATAQALLYYCLGICAYGAVQLLSRAFYALRDTATPVVVGMLAVGLNLAGSWYLKGPLGHGGLALAYSLAGIFHGVTLYWILQGKLQDNSLGIILSFCKSLLASLVMGVVVHVTALGGETWFDVTGKTGQLLQVSLAALSGGLVYGWLARVLEMEEMMLIRRLWRQKFS; encoded by the coding sequence AAAGCCGCAGGGTTTATCATGGGCACCATGATCCTTTCCCGGCTGCTGGGCTACCTGCGGGATTTAGTCATTTATGCCAATTTCGGTCAAAGCCGCTTGACTGATGCTTATCATGCCGCTTTTTCCATACCCGATTTCCTCTACATGCTGCTGGTGGGCGGGGCGTTGAGCTCTGCCTTTATTCCTGTTTTCTCCGGGTTGCTGGCCCGGGAGAAGGAAGAGCAAGCCTGGGAAGTGGCCAGTATCGTGTTGAACTGGATCCTGATTGGCCTTCTCCTCGGTACCGTCACCGGGTGGTTTTTTACGCCCCAATTGATCCGGCTGCTGGTGCCGGGTTTTGCGGAAGAAAGCCTGGGTTTGACCGTGTACATGGCCCGTATTATGCTTTTGCAAGTGATACTGCTGTCCGTCAGCGGCCTTATCACCGGAGTCTTGCACGCCCACAAGCGGTTCCATCCCCCGGCCCTGGGTTCCGTCTTGTACAACCTGGGGATTATCGCTTTTGGTTACTGGCTGTCCCGCTCCATGGGGATTGCCGGCTTTGCCGTGGGAGTGGTGGTGGGAGCTTTGCTCCATTTATTGATCCAACTGCCGGCCCTGGCCGGGGTCAAACCCCGGTACCGGTTGTCCTGGGACCTGCACCACCCGGAGGTGGGGCAGTTGCTGAAGCTGTTCCTCCCGGTCCTTCTCGGCTTGGCGGTAATGCAGTTTAACGTGTTCATCACCCAGCATATGGCCTCCGGTTTGGACGGGGGCTTGCTCACGGCCCTGCAGACGGGGCACCGGCTGATGCAGCTGCCCGTCGGGGTGTTTGCCGTGGCCATCTCGGTGGCTGTGTTTCCTACCCTGGCGGAACATGCCGCCAAGGATGATGTAACAGCGCTGGGGCGGGACACGTCCTTGGGGCTTCGTTTTATTATTTTCCTGGCTTTGCCGGCCACCGTAGGCTTGGTGGTGCTGCGGGTACCCCTGGTGCGCCTGCTACTGCAGGTGGGGGAGTTTACCGCCCGGCATACGGAGGCGACCGCCCAGGCCCTGCTTTATTACTGCCTTGGGATCTGCGCTTATGGGGCCGTCCAGCTCCTGAGCCGGGCTTTTTACGCCCTGCGGGATACAGCCACTCCGGTGGTGGTGGGGATGCTGGCGGTGGGGCTGAACCTGGCCGGCAGTTGGTACCTCAAAGGGCCGCTGGGGCACGGCGGATTGGCCCTGGCCTATTCCCTGGCAGGTATATTTCATGGGGTAACCCTGTACTGGATCTTGCAGGGGAAGTTACAGGACAATTCTTTGGGTATTATTCTTTCATTTTGTAAGAGCCTGCTGGCTTCCCTGGTCATGGGCGTCGTGGTCCATGTCACGGCCCTGGGCGGGGAAACCTGGTTTGATGTGACCGGGAAAACCGGCCAGCTGCTGCAGGTGAGCCTGGCAGCCCTGAGCGGCGGCTTAGTTTACGGGTGGCTGGCCCGGGTGCTGGAGATGGAGGAGATGATGCTAATCCGGCGGCTCTGGCGCCAAAAATTTTCCTGA
- the grpE gene encoding nucleotide exchange factor GrpE: MVEEKGVQEDLKQVEQEEVLATGQDEPAVDDAAGEAAGAATAGEMTAREEDTGGQAEPGCPELEQQIREQQEEIESLTNRLARLQADFDNYRRRTRKEMEDLIRFGSERVITALLPVLDNFERALQAAENKPEVSQFATGVEMIYRQLMDILAKEGVTVIPTANQPFDPEKHHAVAQVETTELADNMIVQELQKGYALHGKVIRPSAVSVAKNVAQD, encoded by the coding sequence TTGGTAGAAGAGAAAGGCGTGCAAGAAGACTTGAAGCAGGTAGAACAGGAAGAAGTCTTGGCAACCGGGCAGGATGAACCGGCGGTAGATGACGCTGCAGGTGAAGCTGCCGGTGCCGCAACGGCAGGGGAAATGACCGCCCGGGAAGAGGACACAGGAGGCCAGGCGGAACCTGGCTGCCCGGAGCTGGAACAGCAGATCCGGGAGCAGCAGGAGGAAATTGAATCTCTAACCAACCGGTTGGCCAGGCTGCAGGCGGATTTTGACAACTACCGGCGCAGAACCCGGAAGGAAATGGAGGACCTCATCCGGTTTGGGTCCGAACGGGTCATTACCGCCCTGCTTCCCGTGTTAGATAACTTTGAAAGAGCTTTGCAAGCGGCGGAGAACAAGCCGGAAGTCAGCCAATTCGCCACTGGGGTGGAAATGATCTACCGCCAGTTGATGGACATATTGGCCAAGGAAGGAGTAACCGTGATTCCCACGGCCAATCAACCTTTTGATCCGGAAAAACATCATGCCGTGGCTCAAGTGGAGACCACGGAATTGGCAGATAACATGATTGTGCAGGAACTGCAAAAAGGCTATGCGCTCCATGGCAAAGTAATCCGGCCCAGTGCCGTGAGTGTCGCCAAGAACGTAGCGCAGGATTAA
- the prmA gene encoding 50S ribosomal protein L11 methyltransferase, translated as MSNWREITVETTEEAAEAVANLFYEVGAQGVVIEDPRVIARYLEENVWDAYELPSELLEAENIVIKVYLPVDERLEERLKLFESRLAGLERYFVSWLAKVSYAEIAEADWSSAWKTYYKPQRVGERVVISPSWEQYEAQPGDIVVWLDPGMAFGTGSHPTTAMLIQLMERYLAPGSDVVDVGTGSGVLAIVAAKLGAKSVLALDIDTLAVEIAEQNAALNAVSRIVSVRYNDLLMGLEGRYQMITANITADPILALLPDARRLLDPGGVLLASGIIRHRYRDIEAKLRALGYTLVETLTEGEWVSLAARKD; from the coding sequence ATGAGCAATTGGCGGGAGATAACGGTAGAAACCACGGAAGAAGCGGCTGAAGCGGTAGCCAACTTATTTTATGAGGTGGGCGCCCAAGGGGTGGTGATAGAGGATCCCCGGGTGATTGCCCGTTACTTGGAGGAGAATGTTTGGGATGCTTACGAGCTGCCCTCGGAGCTTCTTGAGGCGGAAAACATCGTGATCAAAGTTTACCTGCCAGTAGACGAGCGATTGGAAGAGCGCCTGAAGCTGTTTGAAAGCAGGCTGGCCGGTTTAGAGCGCTATTTCGTATCCTGGCTGGCCAAAGTCTCCTATGCGGAAATTGCGGAAGCTGATTGGTCTTCTGCTTGGAAAACCTATTACAAACCCCAGCGGGTTGGCGAACGGGTGGTCATCAGCCCTTCCTGGGAACAATATGAAGCTCAACCCGGTGATATTGTGGTTTGGCTGGATCCGGGGATGGCATTTGGTACCGGCAGCCATCCTACCACGGCCATGCTGATCCAGCTGATGGAGAGGTACTTGGCCCCCGGCAGTGACGTGGTGGACGTGGGCACCGGGTCCGGGGTGCTGGCTATTGTGGCCGCCAAATTAGGCGCCAAATCGGTCCTGGCTTTGGATATCGATACCCTGGCCGTGGAAATTGCCGAGCAAAACGCGGCTTTAAACGCAGTGAGCAGGATCGTTTCCGTGCGGTACAACGACCTGTTGATGGGGTTGGAAGGCCGGTATCAAATGATAACGGCCAACATTACCGCTGACCCGATCCTGGCCCTGCTGCCGGATGCCCGCCGGCTGCTGGACCCGGGCGGAGTGCTGCTGGCCTCCGGCATTATCCGGCACCGGTACCGGGATATAGAGGCGAAGCTCCGTGCATTAGGCTACACCTTAGTGGAAACCTTAACGGAAGGAGAATGGGTTTCCCTGGCGGCGAGGAAGGATTGA
- the lepA gene encoding elongation factor 4 has translation MTRNYRQENIRNFCIIAHIDHGKSTMADRLLEYTGAVSQREMEEQLLDQMELERERGITIKLKAVRLTYRAKDGQEYVLNLIDTPGHVDFTYEVSRSLAACEGALLIVDAAQGIEAQTLANVYLALEHDLEIIPVINKIDLPSADPERVKQEIEEVIGLDASGAILASAKTGQGTEEILEAIVHRIPPPKGSAAAPLRALIFDSHFDSYKGAIPYVRVVEGKIAKGMEIKMMSTGMTFEVNEVGVFTPEMRLIDSLYPGEVGFLAASIKNVSDTRVGDTITSAAEPAKEPLPGYKKAVPMVYCGLYPVETNDYEDLKEALEKLKLNDASLYFEPETSTALGFGFRCGFLGLLHMEIIQERLEREYGLNLITTAPSVVYRVTKTNGEVLLVDNPSLLPDPQFIETIEEPYVKASIMVPSEFVGAVMELCQEKRGTFKNMEYITTNRVLLTYAMPLSETIYDFFDQLKSRTKGYASLDYEVTGYQVSQLVKLDILINGEVVDALSCIVHRDTAYYRGRALVEKLRRIIPRQLFEVPIQAAIGNKVIARETVKALRKNVLDKCYGGDVTRKKKLLEKQKEGKKRMKQLGSVEIPQEAFMAVLSIDD, from the coding sequence ATGACCCGGAATTACCGGCAAGAAAACATTCGCAATTTTTGCATCATCGCCCATATCGATCACGGCAAGTCCACCATGGCCGATCGTTTACTGGAGTATACAGGTGCCGTTAGTCAAAGGGAAATGGAAGAACAGCTGCTGGACCAGATGGAATTGGAGCGGGAGCGGGGCATTACGATTAAATTGAAAGCGGTGCGCCTCACCTACCGGGCCAAGGATGGACAAGAATATGTTCTCAATTTGATTGACACCCCGGGTCATGTGGATTTCACTTATGAGGTATCCCGCAGCCTGGCGGCTTGTGAGGGGGCCCTCCTGATCGTGGATGCCGCTCAGGGTATTGAAGCCCAGACCCTGGCCAATGTGTACCTGGCCCTGGAACATGACTTGGAGATCATTCCCGTGATCAATAAGATAGACTTGCCCAGCGCCGACCCGGAAAGGGTTAAGCAAGAAATCGAAGAAGTGATCGGATTGGATGCGTCAGGGGCCATCCTGGCCTCGGCCAAGACAGGGCAGGGGACGGAGGAGATCCTGGAGGCCATCGTCCACCGCATTCCCCCGCCGAAAGGATCCGCGGCTGCTCCCTTAAGGGCGTTGATTTTTGATTCTCATTTTGACAGCTACAAAGGGGCCATCCCTTATGTGCGGGTGGTCGAGGGCAAGATCGCCAAGGGCATGGAGATTAAGATGATGTCCACGGGGATGACTTTTGAAGTGAATGAAGTCGGTGTGTTTACCCCGGAGATGCGGCTGATTGACAGCCTGTATCCGGGTGAGGTAGGTTTTCTCGCGGCCAGTATTAAGAATGTTTCCGATACCCGGGTGGGGGATACCATTACCAGTGCCGCGGAACCGGCCAAGGAACCTTTGCCGGGATACAAAAAGGCCGTGCCCATGGTATACTGCGGCTTGTACCCGGTGGAAACCAATGATTACGAGGACCTGAAGGAAGCCCTGGAAAAGCTGAAGCTCAATGATGCATCCCTGTATTTTGAGCCGGAAACTTCCACCGCCCTGGGCTTCGGCTTCCGGTGCGGCTTTTTGGGGCTCTTGCACATGGAAATTATCCAGGAAAGGTTGGAGCGGGAATACGGGCTGAATCTCATCACCACCGCCCCCAGCGTCGTTTACCGGGTGACCAAAACCAATGGGGAAGTGCTGCTGGTGGATAACCCGTCCCTCTTGCCGGATCCCCAGTTCATCGAAACCATCGAGGAGCCTTACGTCAAAGCTTCCATCATGGTACCCAGCGAGTTTGTGGGAGCGGTGATGGAGCTTTGCCAGGAAAAAAGAGGTACTTTCAAGAATATGGAATACATCACCACCAACCGGGTGCTGCTGACCTATGCCATGCCGTTAAGTGAAACCATTTATGATTTCTTCGACCAGTTGAAATCCCGCACCAAGGGGTATGCGTCTTTGGATTATGAAGTAACCGGCTACCAGGTGTCCCAACTGGTCAAGTTGGACATCTTGATTAACGGTGAAGTGGTTGATGCCCTGTCTTGCATCGTCCACCGGGACACAGCCTATTACCGGGGCAGGGCCTTGGTGGAGAAACTGCGGCGCATCATTCCCCGCCAGTTGTTCGAAGTGCCGATTCAAGCCGCCATCGGCAACAAGGTCATTGCCAGGGAAACGGTGAAAGCTTTGCGCAAAAATGTGCTGGATAAGTGTTACGGCGGGGACGTGACCCGGAAGAAGAAACTGTTGGAAAAACAGAAAGAAGGCAAGAAGCGGATGAAACAGCTGGGCAGCGTGGAAATCCCGCAAGAAGCATTTATGGCGGTGTTGAGTATTGACGATTAA
- the dnaJ gene encoding molecular chaperone DnaJ, which yields MAKRDYYEILGVPRGATQEEIKKAYRKLARKYHPDVNPGDKQAEERFKEITEAYEVLSDEQKRAQYDQFGHVGDTGAGFGGFGGFQGTGFGGLDDIFDMFFGGTGFGGAKANRGPQPQRGADLRYDLTIDFEEAAFGVKKNISIPRTETCSTCGGTGAAPGTSPSKCNVCGGTGEIRTTQNTPFGRFQSIRTCHRCQGTGEIITTPCSTCHGQGRVRRTRHITITVPPGVDTGSRLRVAGEGEAGLLGGPPGDLYVIIKVRPHKIFQRQDDDVYVEIPISVVQAALGDEVEIETLDGKDRIRIPEGTQNGATFTLKGKGIPRLHGSGRGDQIVKVHVVVPTNLNEKQKQLLKEFGKTLGKTNFQLKDKSFFERVKEAFMG from the coding sequence TTGGCCAAGAGGGATTATTATGAGATTCTCGGTGTCCCCAGGGGGGCCACCCAAGAAGAGATAAAAAAGGCATACCGTAAACTGGCCCGCAAGTATCACCCGGATGTCAATCCGGGTGATAAACAAGCGGAAGAGCGGTTCAAGGAAATCACCGAGGCTTATGAGGTGTTAAGCGACGAGCAGAAGAGGGCCCAGTATGACCAGTTCGGGCATGTAGGGGACACCGGGGCCGGTTTTGGCGGCTTTGGTGGTTTCCAGGGTACCGGTTTCGGCGGCCTGGATGATATCTTTGACATGTTTTTCGGCGGAACCGGTTTCGGCGGCGCCAAGGCCAACCGGGGACCCCAGCCCCAGCGGGGTGCCGATCTCCGCTATGATTTAACCATTGATTTCGAAGAGGCTGCTTTCGGGGTGAAGAAGAATATCTCCATCCCGCGGACGGAGACCTGCAGCACCTGCGGCGGAACGGGGGCAGCCCCCGGCACCAGTCCCAGCAAGTGCAATGTCTGCGGCGGAACCGGGGAAATTCGCACCACCCAAAACACTCCCTTTGGCCGCTTCCAAAGTATCCGCACCTGTCATCGTTGTCAAGGGACCGGGGAAATTATTACGACTCCTTGCAGCACGTGCCATGGGCAAGGGCGGGTCCGCCGCACCCGCCACATTACGATTACGGTGCCCCCCGGCGTCGATACGGGGTCCCGCTTGCGGGTAGCCGGGGAAGGAGAAGCAGGTCTGTTAGGTGGACCCCCCGGGGATTTATATGTCATAATTAAGGTAAGACCTCACAAAATATTCCAGCGCCAAGATGATGACGTCTACGTGGAAATTCCCATTTCCGTGGTGCAGGCCGCTTTGGGTGATGAGGTGGAAATTGAGACCCTGGACGGGAAAGATAGAATTCGCATTCCCGAGGGTACCCAGAACGGGGCTACCTTTACCCTTAAAGGAAAAGGTATTCCCAGGCTGCACGGTTCCGGCCGGGGCGATCAGATCGTGAAAGTACACGTGGTCGTACCCACCAACTTGAACGAGAAGCAAAAGCAGCTGCTCAAAGAATTCGGCAAGACCCTGGGCAAAACCAATTTTCAACTGAAAGACAAGAGTTTTTTTGAACGAGTAAAGGAAGCCTTCATGGGTTAG
- the dnaK gene encoding molecular chaperone DnaK yields the protein MSKIIGIDLGTTNSCVAVMEGGEPVVIPNAEGARTTPSVVAFTKDGERLVGQVAKRQAITNPDRTIISIKREMGTDHKVRIDGKDYTPQEISAMILQKLKADAEAYLGEQVTKAVITVPAYFTDSQRQATKDAGRIAGLEVLRIINEPTAAALAYGLDKEEDQTILVFDLGGGTFDVSILEIGDGVFEVKATSGNNRLGGDDFDQRIIDYLVAEFKKSHGVDLSKDKMAMQRLKEAAEKAKIELSSVLSTNINLPFITATEAGPQHLDITLTRAKFEELTADLVDKTLGPTRQALADAGLKPGDIDKVILVGGSTRIPAVQEAIRKYIGKDPHKGINPDECVAIGAAIQAGVLGGEVKDVVLVDVTPLSLGIETLGGVFTKLIERNTTIPTSKSQIFTTAADNQTSVEIHVLQGERAMAADNKTLGRFSLDGIPPAPRGIPQIEVKFDIDANGIVHVSAKDLGTGRQQQITIKSQTGLTEEEIQRMVREAEQAAEEDRKRKEKVELRNQADSLLYQSEKTLKEFADKVDAADKEKVEAAQKKLREAIDKDDLDAIKQGTQELQEAVFAVTTKIYQQNAQGAGQGTSTENAGQEDVVDAEYKVNDEGK from the coding sequence ATGAGCAAAATCATCGGTATTGACCTTGGCACGACTAACTCATGTGTAGCAGTAATGGAGGGTGGTGAACCCGTCGTCATCCCAAACGCCGAAGGGGCGCGCACCACTCCTTCCGTCGTGGCGTTCACGAAAGACGGGGAACGCTTGGTGGGTCAAGTGGCCAAGCGGCAGGCCATCACCAACCCGGACAGGACCATTATCTCCATCAAACGGGAAATGGGGACTGATCATAAAGTAAGAATTGACGGTAAGGATTATACCCCGCAGGAAATCTCCGCTATGATCTTGCAAAAACTAAAAGCCGATGCCGAAGCTTACCTGGGAGAACAAGTCACCAAAGCCGTCATCACCGTGCCTGCGTACTTTACCGACAGCCAGCGGCAGGCCACCAAGGATGCCGGGCGGATTGCCGGGCTGGAAGTCTTGCGGATCATCAATGAACCGACGGCGGCAGCCCTGGCCTACGGCCTGGACAAAGAAGAAGACCAGACTATTTTGGTCTTTGACCTGGGCGGCGGTACCTTTGACGTTTCCATCCTGGAGATCGGGGACGGGGTCTTTGAAGTGAAGGCCACCAGCGGCAACAACCGGCTGGGTGGCGATGATTTCGACCAGCGGATCATTGATTATTTAGTAGCGGAGTTTAAGAAATCCCACGGGGTGGATTTGAGTAAAGACAAGATGGCCATGCAGCGGCTGAAAGAAGCCGCCGAAAAGGCCAAGATTGAGTTGTCCTCCGTTTTGAGCACGAACATCAACCTGCCTTTCATTACCGCCACCGAGGCGGGACCGCAGCACTTGGACATAACCTTGACCAGGGCCAAATTTGAAGAATTGACGGCGGACCTGGTGGATAAGACTTTGGGACCGACCAGGCAAGCGTTGGCCGATGCCGGTTTGAAGCCGGGGGATATTGACAAAGTAATCCTGGTGGGTGGATCAACCCGTATTCCGGCGGTGCAGGAAGCCATCCGGAAATACATCGGCAAGGATCCCCATAAAGGGATCAACCCCGATGAGTGTGTGGCCATTGGGGCCGCTATCCAGGCAGGCGTGCTCGGCGGCGAAGTGAAGGACGTGGTACTGGTAGACGTGACCCCGCTGTCCTTGGGTATTGAGACTTTAGGCGGGGTGTTTACGAAGCTCATTGAGCGGAATACCACCATTCCCACTTCCAAGAGCCAGATCTTTACCACTGCCGCCGATAACCAGACCAGCGTGGAAATCCACGTGTTACAAGGGGAACGGGCCATGGCCGCGGACAACAAGACCTTGGGTCGCTTCTCCTTAGACGGGATCCCGCCGGCGCCCAGGGGTATACCGCAGATTGAAGTGAAATTCGATATCGACGCCAACGGCATTGTGCACGTTTCCGCCAAGGACCTGGGTACCGGCAGGCAGCAGCAGATTACCATTAAATCTCAAACCGGTCTTACGGAAGAAGAAATCCAGCGCATGGTCAGGGAAGCGGAACAGGCGGCGGAGGAAGACCGGAAACGGAAGGAAAAAGTAGAACTCAGGAACCAGGCGGATTCTCTCCTCTATCAATCGGAGAAAACCCTGAAAGAATTCGCCGATAAAGTGGATGCAGCGGACAAAGAGAAAGTGGAAGCGGCCCAGAAAAAACTCAGAGAAGCCATCGACAAGGACGATCTGGATGCCATCAAGCAAGGCACCCAGGAACTGCAGGAAGCAGTATTTGCCGTTACCACGAAGATCTATCAACAAAACGCCCAGGGGGCCGGGCAGGGAACATCCACCGAAAATGCCGGTCAGGAAGACGTGGTCGATGCGGAGTACAAGGTAAATGACGAAGGCAAGTAA
- the hemW gene encoding radical SAM family heme chaperone HemW, with translation MTTGLYIHIPFCIRKCYYCDFVSYPGSPPETRQAYLAALEQEMALYRQLLPVQDLQLETLYLGGGTPTCLSTQELRRVLQASRLFFHWLPGIEVTVEANPGTIDREKMEMLKEEGVNRLSVGAQSFHPAELRRMGRIHGVDEIRDTVRLARESGINNISLDLIYGLPEQTLKDWQQTLEEALALAPEHLSAYGLNIEPGTPWGDMEAAGRLAPAGEDTARAMYDEVRNRCAGRGYQHYEISNFAKPGYECRHNLRYWLMEPYLGLGAAASSCYRSRRWTNVHDLNDYTTLVSRGQAPVAEEIYLDRQSRMAETVFLGLRTLKGVSLAAFQAEFGAALTEIFPAEVEKLLKEKLVIIEDEHLRLTSFGLPVANLVFQEFI, from the coding sequence TTGACTACCGGCCTGTACATCCACATACCATTTTGTATAAGGAAATGTTATTACTGTGATTTTGTTTCCTACCCCGGCAGCCCGCCGGAAACCAGGCAGGCTTACCTGGCCGCTCTCGAGCAGGAGATGGCCTTGTACCGGCAGTTATTGCCGGTGCAGGATTTGCAGCTGGAAACCCTATACCTAGGCGGCGGCACTCCCACGTGCCTTTCTACCCAAGAGCTCAGGCGCGTCTTACAGGCCAGCCGTCTTTTTTTTCACTGGCTGCCCGGCATCGAGGTGACCGTGGAAGCAAATCCCGGCACCATTGACCGGGAAAAGATGGAGATGCTCAAAGAAGAAGGGGTGAACCGCCTGTCCGTTGGGGCCCAGTCCTTCCACCCGGCGGAGCTCCGGCGGATGGGCCGCATCCACGGGGTGGATGAGATTAGGGACACCGTACGGCTGGCCCGTGAAAGCGGCATCAACAATATCAGCTTGGATTTAATCTACGGTTTGCCGGAGCAGACCCTAAAAGACTGGCAGCAGACCCTGGAGGAAGCGCTGGCCCTGGCACCGGAACATTTATCTGCCTATGGTCTTAATATAGAACCGGGGACTCCCTGGGGTGACATGGAAGCCGCCGGGAGGTTGGCTCCTGCCGGTGAAGACACGGCCCGGGCTATGTATGACGAGGTGCGAAACCGGTGCGCCGGCCGGGGCTATCAACATTATGAAATTTCTAATTTTGCCAAGCCGGGCTATGAGTGCCGCCACAACCTGCGCTACTGGTTGATGGAACCCTACTTGGGCCTGGGAGCCGCCGCATCCTCATGCTACCGCAGCCGGAGGTGGACCAATGTCCATGACCTCAATGATTATACGACTTTGGTAAGCCGGGGCCAGGCACCGGTGGCGGAGGAGATTTACCTGGACCGGCAAAGCCGGATGGCGGAGACCGTTTTCCTGGGCTTGCGTACCTTAAAAGGGGTGTCCCTGGCCGCTTTTCAAGCAGAATTTGGTGCGGCGCTCACCGAGATATTTCCTGCCGAAGTGGAAAAACTCTTGAAAGAAAAACTGGTCATTATCGAGGATGAACATCTAAGGCTGACATCTTTTGGTTTGCCCGTTGCAAACCTGGTCTTCCAGGAATTTATCTAG